In Juglans regia cultivar Chandler chromosome 13, Walnut 2.0, whole genome shotgun sequence, the following proteins share a genomic window:
- the LOC109010419 gene encoding uncharacterized protein LOC109010419 codes for MDPNNNGAEAARWVSIAERLLIARDLQGAKSFAIRARDSDPSIRIEFADQIIAVADTLIAGETRTIRDQHDWYAILQLAPLTHSLDLIATQYRRLALLLHPERNRIAYADYAFKLVCDAWSVLSNPSKKADYDNALSVNSASGSTQPPHHKEQQEPPMRRSPRTKDGKAVVEEDGPSFNNVAESTRQPRPTAEPARQKESTRKTLPTEPESSNFWTACPYCYVLYEYPRVYEDCTLRCQDCKRAFHGVMIASPPVTDKDTYFCCWAFFPLGLSVNAKDTSGSSKWTPISSMFACPVQASGSNRNVSKRNSGPWVYYDDEEALQEISESSEDSDDEWGSGRTKRKAKKRAYASANAKKVQNDRVKKGQPNMGIGENLDSSRADSSKRATAAGGARKRGTTELGKLDLNVEFSNEAEEPARGISAGNGEEDNIEGIGFFEGLDEFLSSLPILKG; via the coding sequence ATGGACCCTAATAACAACGGGGCAGAGGCGGCGAGGTGGGTGAGCATAGCGGAGAGGCTCCTCATCGCACGTGACTTGCAGGGTGCCAAGTCCTTCGCGATCCGGGCTCGTGACTCCGACCCGAGTATCCGGATCGAGTTCGCGGACCAAATAATCGCAGTGGCCGATACCCTCATCGCCGGTGAGACCCGGACTATCAGAGACCAGCACGACTGGTACGCCATCCTCCAACTCGCCCCGCTGACTCACAGCCTCGACCTCATCGCTACCCAGTACCGCCGGCTTGCCCTCCTCCTCCACCCGGAAAGGAACCGTATCGCCTACGCTGATTATGCTTTCAAGCTCGTCTGCGATGCGTGGTCCGTCCTGTCCAACCCTTCTAAGAAAGCCGATTACGATAACGCGCTGAGTGTTAACTCCGCCTCCGGATCGACTCAGCCACCCCACCACAAAGAGCAGCAAGAACCACCTATGAGAAGAAGCCCTCGAACCAAGGACGGAAAAGCGGTAGTTGAGGAAGATGGGCCGAGTTTCAACAACGTCGCCGAGTCAACTCGTCAGCCTCGGCCTACTGCTGAGCCGGCTCGACAGAAAGAGTCGACCCGGAAGACTCTTCCGACTGAGCCGGAATCCTCGAATTTCTGGACGGCATGTCCGTACTGCTACGTTCTATATGAGTACCCTAGGGTTTACGAGGACTGTACTCTTCGGTGCCAGGACTGTAAGAGGGCGTTCCATGGGGTGATGATAGCATCACCGCCGGTGACGGACAAAGACACTTATTTCTGCTGCTGGGCGTTCTTCCCGCTGGGACTTTCTGTTAATGCTAAAGACACGAGCGGGTCATCGAAATGGACGCCCATCTCGTCAATGTTCGCTTGTCCTGTTCAAGCAAGTGGATCAAACCGAAACGTTTCGAAACGGAACAGTGGGCCGTGGGTTTATTACGACGACGAGGAAGCGTTACAGGAAATCTCTGAATCCAGCGAGGATTCTGACGATGAGTGGGGGAGTGGTAGGACGAAGAGAAAGGCGAAGAAAAGAGCCTACGCAAGCGCAAATGCGAAGAAAGTGCAGAATGACAGAGTAAAGAAGGGACAGCCCAATATGGGTATTGGTGAAAATCTGGATTCTTCCAGGGCTGATTCGAGTAAGAGAGCGACTGCTGCGGGAGGTGCGAGGAAGAGGGGCACGACGGAGTTGGGGAAATTGGATTTGAATGTGGAGTTTAGTAATGAGGCGGAGGAGCCCGCGCGGGGGATTAGTGCAGGGAATGGGGAAGAGGATAACATTGAAGGGATTGGGTTTTTTGAGGGTCTTGATGAGTTCTTGAGTAGCTTGCCGATTCTTAAAGGCTAA